From a single Arachis hypogaea cultivar Tifrunner chromosome 3, arahy.Tifrunner.gnm2.J5K5, whole genome shotgun sequence genomic region:
- the LOC112735623 gene encoding probable ribose-5-phosphate isomerase 1, whose product MNLVDFEVEVLHLSQLQLKIILLSHVSEASLLLPSSSFSLSQVIFTQDDLKKIAAYKTVEYVESGIIFGLRIGSTAKHAGMTNSRTSSAHEQALSLGIPLLDMDSQPVVNLVVDDTDEVDYYLNLVNECSGTLLKEKMVEGACKKFVIIVDESKLINYVGGSNLAMSVKIIKCKKQKIIIDWDYSILAKLQPT is encoded by the exons ATGAATTTGGTAGACTTTGAAGTAGAAGTTCTGCAT CTCTCCCAACTCCAACTCAAAATCATTCTCCTCTCTCACGTTTCTGAAGCTAGCCTTCTTCTACcatcttcctctttctctctctctcaagtcATTTTCACCCAAGACGATTTGAAGAAAATCGCCGCCTACAAAACCGTCGAGTACGTCGAATCTGGTATAATTTTTGGCCTCAGAATTGGCTCTACTGCCAAACACGCCGGCATGACAAACTCAAGGACATCGTCGGCGCACGAGCAAGCCCTATCTCTCGGGATCCCCTTGTTGGATATGGACTCTCAACCTGTCGTTAATCTCGTCGTTGACGATACCGACGAGGTTGATTATTATCTTAACCTCGTCAACGAATGTAGTGGCACCCTCTTAAAGGAGAAGATGGTTGAAGGTGCTTGCAAGAAATTCGTTATAATCGTTGATGAGTCTAAGCTCATTAACTATGTTGGTGGTAGCAATTTGGCTATGTCCGTGAAAATTATTAaatgtaaaaaacaaaaaatcataattGATTGGGACTACTCGATTTTAGCCAAGCTGCAACCCACCTAA
- the LOC112734557 gene encoding two-pore potassium channel 3, whose protein sequence is MEKEPLLPYFSPRKRQSPLSNQLCPLPEHDEVLLPASPAWIKDRLIFGPSPLGSSPSDSSPLIEALALSQPQQPSSPCPSSSSQDFASALLESPHFNQQQQQSSWLIDPNYPWRKSNLHRSKTAPAMAVISDFNNCSAPQKPQISSQSIIHQAFLLLVLYLALGVVIYWFNRHSFTVSETHPIVDALYFCIVTMCTIGYGDITPNSTITKLFAIFFVLIGFGFIDILLSGMVSYVLDLQENHLLRTVKSRGEKDARSYIIDVKKGRMRIRMKVALAGLVVVFCIGVGVAVLHFVEKLSWLDSFYLSVMSVTTVGYGDHSFSTMHGRIFAAIWLLVSTLAVARAFLYLAEARVDKRHRRMAKWILGQDMTVAEFLAADMDNNGFVSKSEYVIYKLKEMGKVSEKDIMQISEKFDRLDTGNCGKITLADLMDARN, encoded by the exons ATGGAAAAGGAGCCTTTGCTCCCATACTTTAGCCCAAGAAAGAGGCAATCACCATTATCAAACCAGCTTTGTCCATTGCCGGAACATGATGAGGTTCTTCTTCCCGCTTCCCCTGCCTGGATCAAAGACCGACTCATCTTTGGCCCTTCGCCTCTTGGTTCTTCCCCTAGCGATTCTTCACCTTTGATTGAGGCCTTGGCACTTTCACAACCACAACAACCTTCTTCTCCTTGTCCTTCCTCTTCTTCACAGGACTTTGCATCAGCACTTCTTGAATCACCACACTTTAACCAACAACAGCAACAATCTTCTTGGCTTATTGATCCCAATTATCCATGGCGCAAGTCCAATCTTCACCGCTCCAAAACTGCACCGGCTATGGCTGTGATCAGCGATTTCAACAATTGTAGTGCCCCCCAAAAGCCGCAAATTAGTAGCCAGTCAATTATTCATCAGGCTTTTCtccttcttgttctttatttggCATTAGGGGTAGTCATTTATTGGTTCAATCGTCATAGTTTTACAGTTTCTGAGACTCATCCCATAGTTGATGCATTGTATTTCTGTATAGTTACAATGTGCACAATTGGATATGGAGACATCACACCAAATAGTACCATAACCAAGCTTTTCGCGATATTCTTTGTGTTGATTGGTTTTGGTTTTATAGACATATTGCTCAGTGGGATGGTTAGCTATGTACTGGATTTGCAGGAGAATCATTTGTTGAGGACAGTGAAGAGTAGGGGCGAAAAGGATGCGAGGTCTTATATAATCGATGTGAAGAAAGGGAGGATGAGAATTAGAATGAAGGTGGCATTGGCAGGACTAGTTGTTGTGTTTTGTATTGGAGTTGGTGTGGCAGTTTTGCATTTTGTGGAGAAGCTCAGCTGGCTGGATTCCTTTTATCTTTCTGTTATGTCAGTTACAACTGTTGGCTACGGCGATCACTCATTCAGTACTATGCATGGTCGCATCTTCGCCGCCATTTGGTTGCTTGTGTCTACACTTGCAGTTGCACGAGCATTCCTATATTTGGCCGAAGCAAGAGTTGATAAGCGACACAGGAGGATGGCAAAGTGGATTCTTGGTCAGGATATGACTGTTGCTGAGTTTCTTGCTGCAGATATGGACAACAATGGTTTTGTGAG TAAATCTGAATATGTTATATACAAGCTCAAGGAGATGGGAAAAGTATCGGAGAAGGACATTATGCAGATCAGTGAGAAGTTCGATAGACTGGATACTGGGAATTGTGGAAAAATAACACTTGCTGATCTCATGGATGCTCGAAATTGA
- the LOC112734558 gene encoding uncharacterized protein isoform X2, giving the protein MQELMARHGVGNQQNSEQQKAQDDAKREAEERRQMMLSQILSAEARERLARIALVKPEKARGVEDVILRAAQMGQIAEKVSEEKLITLLEQINNQTTRQTKVTIQRRRSVLEDDD; this is encoded by the exons ATGCAGGAGCTTATGGCTAGGCATGGCGTG GGCAATCAGCAGAACTCAGAACAGCAGAAGGCTCAGGATGATGCAAAGAG GGAGGCTGAGGAGCGAAGACAAATGATGCTTAGCCAGATATTGTCAGCCGAAGCACGAGAAAGAC TTGCTCGAATTGCTTTGGTGAAACCTGAGAAAGCAAGAGGGGTTGAAGATGTCATACTGAGAGCCGCTCAAATGGGTCAGATAGCTGAAAAG GTTTCTGAAGAAAAACTCATAACACTGCTGGAGCAGATAAACAACCAAACAACAAGGCAGACCAAAGTTACA ATACAGAGGCGTCGAAGTGTTCTTGAGGACGATGATTGA
- the LOC112734558 gene encoding uncharacterized protein isoform X1, with the protein MQELMARHGVQGNQQNSEQQKAQDDAKREAEERRQMMLSQILSAEARERLARIALVKPEKARGVEDVILRAAQMGQIAEKVSEEKLITLLEQINNQTTRQTKVTIQRRRSVLEDDD; encoded by the exons ATGCAGGAGCTTATGGCTAGGCATGGCGTG CAGGGCAATCAGCAGAACTCAGAACAGCAGAAGGCTCAGGATGATGCAAAGAG GGAGGCTGAGGAGCGAAGACAAATGATGCTTAGCCAGATATTGTCAGCCGAAGCACGAGAAAGAC TTGCTCGAATTGCTTTGGTGAAACCTGAGAAAGCAAGAGGGGTTGAAGATGTCATACTGAGAGCCGCTCAAATGGGTCAGATAGCTGAAAAG GTTTCTGAAGAAAAACTCATAACACTGCTGGAGCAGATAAACAACCAAACAACAAGGCAGACCAAAGTTACA ATACAGAGGCGTCGAAGTGTTCTTGAGGACGATGATTGA
- the LOC112734561 gene encoding 26S proteasome non-ATPase regulatory subunit 8 homolog A, with protein sequence MDPKLTEVSQLFERFKAAFLRKDYDTCSNLLSQLKVKLTEFRSLPPLFEDTPNAVRELTIARDIYEHAVVLSVKIEDQDAFERDFFQLKPYYTDACNKLPPSPQEYPILGLNLLRLLVQNRIAEFHTELELLSSAALENPCIKHAVELEQSFMEGAYNRVLSARQTVPHDTYVYFMDLLAKTVRDEIAGCSEKAYDYLSMNDAKQMLMFTSDKELSEYIKEDHPEWEIKNSCVFFQKAKESAPCKEIPSLQLINQTLSYARELERIV encoded by the exons ATGGATCCGAAGCTAACAGAGGTTTCTCAGCTCTTTGAGCGCTTCAAGGCCGCGTTTCTCAGGAAAGACTACGATACCTGCTCCAATCTACTTTCCCAGCTAAAG GTTAAACTGACAGAGTTCAGAAGCCTTCCTCCCTTGTTTGAAGATACACCTAATGCTGTTCGTGAATTAACAATAGCAA GGGACATATATGAGCATGCTGTTGTCCTTAGTGTTAAAATTGAGGATCAAGATGCCTTTGAGAGGGATTTCTTCCAGTTGAAACCATATTATACAGATGCCTG CAATAAACTCCCACCATCTCCTCAAGAGTATCCAATATTAGGTCTCAACCTTTTGAGACTACTTGTGCAGAACAGAATAGCTGAATTCCATACTGAGTTGGAATTGCTTTCATCTGCTGCTTTAGAAAATCCTTGCATTAAGCATGCTGTGGAGTTGGAgcaatctttcatggaaggggcATACAATCGTGTCTTGAGTGCTAGGCAGACAGTTCCCCATGATACATATGTTTATTTCATGGATCTTTTGGCTAAGACTGTGAG AGATGAAATAGCGGGATGCAGTGAGAAGGCATATGATTATCTCTCCATGAATGATGCTAAGCAAATGTTGATGTTCACCTCAGATAAAGAACTCTCGGAATACATTAAAGAG GACCATCCTGAGTGGGAGATTAAGAATAGTTGTGTCTTTTTCCAAAAGGCAAAAGAGTCCGCACCTTGCAAAGAAATTCCCTCCCTTCAACTCATCAACCAGACTCTCAGCTATGCTAGGGAATTGGAGAGGATTGTGTGA
- the LOC112734560 gene encoding probable methyltransferase At1g29790 produces MALAFTTMTLNLVLLMAMVATNILSLYHLSSTLQSPKSPKPPTPVPDQLLHQLHTIRATINHLTRLQHSTDTTTTSSTIPPDLLLYSHLNPIASSCHNHPDLLHKYMSYTPFSLCPSDSDLAESLILRGCHPLPRRRCFSRTAPHKPSSPLPQDPFPSSLPDSSVIWDHYPCKSFDCFHRQNPNLGFNPSSDSSKFTTYKTDLDLPISQLFQIAKSAKSVIRLGLDVGGGTGSFAATMKLRNVTVVTTTMSVGAPYSEAVALRGLVPLHVPLQQRLPVFDGVVDLVRCGRAVNRWIPVTMMEFLLFDVDRVLRSGGYLWIDRFFSKGVDLEKLYAPLIGKLGYKKVKWATGNKTDASGIKNAEVFLTALLQKPTSR; encoded by the coding sequence atGGCTTTGGCGTTCACCACAATGACACTGAACCTTGTTCTTCTGATGGCAATGGTGGCCACCAACATCCTCTCACTCTATCACCTCTCTTCAACTCTCCAATCCCCAAAATCCCCCAAACCACCCACTCCCGTCCCCGACCAGCTCCTCCACCAGCTCCACACAATACGCGCCACCATCAACCACCTCACGCGCCTCCAACACTCCACTGACACAACCACCACCTCCTCCACCATCCCACCAGATCTACTCCTATACTCCCACCTCAACCCGATAGCCTCTTCCTGCCACAACCACCCTGACCTCCTCCACAAGTACATGTCCTACACTCCCTTCTCCCTTTGCCCCTCCGACTCCGACCTCGCCGAATCTCTTATCCTCCGTGGCTGCCACCCTCTCCCCCGCCGCCGCTGCTTCTCCCGAACCGCGCCGCACAAACCCTCATCCCCTCTCCCACAAGACCCTTTCCCTTCTTCACTCCCCGATTCCTCTGTAATTTGGGACCATTACCCTTGCAAATCCTTCGATTGCTTCCACCGCCAAAACCCTAACCTAGGCTTCAACCCTTCCTCCGATTCGTCCAAGTTCACAACCTACAAGACCGACCTCGATCTCCCGATCTCGCAGCTCTTCCAGATCGCCAAGTCCGCAAAGTCAGTCATCCGGCTGGGCCTCGACGTCGGTGGCGGCACCGGGTCATTCGCCGCCACGATGAAGCTCCGCAACGTGACAGTTGTGACGACGACGATGAGCGTGGGTGCGCCATACAGCGAGGCGGTGGCGCTGAGGGGGCTTGTGCCACTTCACGTGCCGCTGCAGCAGCGGCTGCCGGTGTTCGACGGAGTGGTGGACCTTGTGCGGTGCGGGCGTGCCGTGAACCGGTGGATTCCGGTGACGATGATGGAGTTCTTGCTGTTTGATGTGGATAGGGTTTTGAGAAGTGGAGGGTACTTGTGGATTGACAGATTCTTCAGCAAAGGGGTGGACCTTGAAAAGCTGTATGCGCCATTGATTGGGAAATTAGGTTACAAGAAGGTGAAGTGGGCCACTGGGAATAAGACTGATGCTAGTGGCATCAAGAATGCTGAGGTTTTTCTCACTGCATTGTTGCAGAAGCCTACTTCAAGATGA